Part of the Coccinella septempunctata chromosome 3, icCocSept1.1, whole genome shotgun sequence genome is shown below.
gttaggaaaagTGTTTTGATCATAGAGCAGAGAAACTACTCTCCTTgtcatagaaatttttttttttcatttgcagtTCGAAACAGCATCTTCAGTACATTTTTGATGCTACTGTCCgtgaataaataaagaagtaatCAATTAGAGATATTTTTAAAGGTATTTCTTTTTTTGCATCTTGGATCGTTTCAACAAAGAGGTGGATTCACAAATTAAAGTCATAGAGCAGTCGAATGATTAGACACAGACACAGAacaaaattattaattgattAGGTCATTAATCTGTCATTGTGTcagcaaagagtaacaactgttACTCTTACTGTTACTCTTTGGTGTCAGTTTTGGAATCGTGATTTCTGTAGCAAAATAGAAAAGTAAGTGCAATTAAGCCTTTTTCAACGTGTGCTTTATTTATAAGCTAATAATGTTTCAAATTCTGTACAGAATTTCATTCGCTATGCTAGAATTCGAGATTTTTCTGATGTTATGTAATCAATGGTTCACCTCTGAATCTTTCGAATTTTGACCACCCAAAGAATACTTGTTACATATTCGTTTTGCAGAATCCAAACATGGGTCACGGATTTGGAGAACTCGCTAAAATCCGGGGTATTGTCACGTACCGACTTTCACCTTTCGAACTCAAGGcatttgggggtgtcatttctCATGGTATTCCCAACACTTTCCGAAGAATAAAAGAAGAATTTCTTTACGTAGTCCCTCGTAAGTCTTAATTTATTTTCGatgtaattcaattcaatcatctATTATTATTACAGCTTTCGTTCTTGGTTACCTTTTATATGATGGTTTGAACAAGGAACATGCAAGGTTGCAGAGGAAAAACCCTGCAGATTTTGctgatgaaaaatgaaatgatgttttgAACTTTAGTGTTAGTTAGCTCCatgatatataatataaattgtAAGTAATGTTGTTTTATTGATGAAAGATGGTAATATCTCAATGAAGTGGGGTTTTTCTGCAGATAACATGGCTTTTATAATGCCTAATTACCTCAATAAGATGAATTAGGCTGATTGAAAACAACAAAATGTGAATCATTACTCATtatattcaatttaaaaaattataaggaCTATCTTTTTATGTTATGTTCAATGACAGATGGTATATGgaaaaaattcatataattATCAATTCTTCAATAATCATCATGGAAAGGGTAATCCTTGTGATTTCCAAAGTAAGGTGCCAAGCAGACTCGTACATTTTTGTGGGTAGAATCGATGTAGTCGATATCTTCCTTATCCAACTGGAaatcgaaaatgttgaaattttcaataattctggACTTGGTAACAGATTTTGGAAGCACCACAACCCCTAATTTGGCTATCTGAAACAAGTCAACATTTTTTAAAGAAATATTCAAGCTTCATGTTTGAAATTCGAGTTCTACTTACAAGGTAATTTAGCACAACTTGGGCGGGCGTTTtgtcatatttttttccaatttccgcCACTTTAGGATCGAATATGGTTGGTTTGGGTATTCTGGGTTTCCCGTAGGAATCTACCCTACCCAAGGGACAGTATCCAGAGACCACGATATCCTTCCCTTGACAAAAATTGATTAGTTTTTCGTTATTGAAATTTGGGTTGACTTCAACTTGGTTACAAACGGGTTTGATTTTACACGCATTCAGAATTTTTTCTATTTGGGTCTTGTTGAAGTTGGACACTCCAATACTTTTTACTAGTCCCAGTTCCTGAGCTTCCTCCAACCCTGTCCATGTTTCGGTGATGTCCACGTCACTGTATGCGTCTGGACCTCCTTCTGTTGGCCATGGACCTGCTTCCTCCTTCAAGAAAGAGGCATTTTAGAAAGTGAACATGAAATTTCATGCttaaaaatttcataattcattgaaataaaaaatagcaGATTGCTGTTACAACCATAGATATGTGGTCTTATCTATCTATGGTGATAACCATAGATATCTTTCTCTATGGTGACaatatattagtgttctgtgggtgacaacaaaaatatttctgtgatctctctacagggtgttcgaCGCAGAGTATCCACTAGAACATAATGAGAGTTTTCACTCAAAATTTTTGGGTCACCGGAAGTTGAGCCAaactttgttatttcaaatgatcagcctgtattttattgcatttttgtCTTCCCCACCAAATTTTTAGGTTTATTTGAACTTCCCTTCAGCCAAACTCTCAAATATTCCGTAAAAAAGTTAATTTTGAACTTACTGACGAAAGTTATCGATATAGAATGGTGGATTGTTTTACCTTGAACCCAAAAGGCCAATGAATTAAGTAAAGGTCCAAGTACTCCAGCTTCAAGTTTTTGAGGGAATCCCTCAACATAGGCACCACCTTTTCCTTCTCGTGATAATTGCACCAAAGCTATAGAATTAAAAATAAGCCcgatttgaatttttgataaccCTACCGTCGAATCATTGTACCTTGCTTGTTATAAATAAATCTTCTCTTTTTACTATTCCCTCTTTGATTTTTGCTGCTATACCTTCCCCTACCTCGGCCTCATTTCCATAATACCATGCACAATCAATATGTCTGTAACCGGCATCAATAGCAACTTTTACAGCTTCTGTAACTTGACCTGGTGGCGACTACaatttaaaataaattatttattcaaatttatcTCACCAATAATGATAACAACAAATCGTCAAACACTTATgtagaatcgaaaaaaatacaTTTCTGCAATGTTTACTGTTTATATTTGAACTCTCATGTACAGGTTGTCTCAACAAAAACACACAACCCTTTACAACTAGTCACATAATTTTTGGTGAACTTAAATAAGTCAATTTTTGTTAGCATGCAAAGTTATTCatatagtttttgaattaaatAATGTTGCTCAACCGATACAATATTTCGCAGGATTTTCTGATATAAGTAGGTACatataaaacaatatttcagaaattaaaGATGCTTTGTGTTGCAATTATGTATTTTTCCTAAAGATTTTTAATAATAACCGATCGTCAATCACCCAAAAGAGTTGATTTCCTTCATAACGGATCAAGTACGCCAATAGTTGAAGAAAGGTTACGGATTCAAAGAGGCcctgtttttgaaaaaaatcgatatattcacttacattgaatgtACCGAGTCCTATGATTGGTATTTCTAAACCATTGTTGAACTTCAAACTTTTTGGTAGCATGATACAAATCGTGCGCCCTTAAAACAACTTTTTCACTGAAAAGCTCATAAAATAACTAGCATTAAAACCGGCCAATTATCTTATTATTTATAGTAGTCTATTTTATTTGAATGAACAAATATCGAAACCAAGTAAGGTAGTGGGAAAACTCGCACGCGCAAATGCTATTGTACTTTAATCAATGACTCGTTCTTCGATTGTACTCAAGAACTTTCTTGACCTTAACAAATGAGATTAGCGACTTTGGCTTTTGTTCAACAATTTCAAATCCACGTGTTGAAAGtaaaaaattcttcgaaaaaaaaacaagaagacATAAATGAGCTCTATGACTTGTCAGCAGGTTAATGTCATTAACTGTCATCACGCTGTCATCCTATGTGGCCGGTTGGCATATGTAAATGAAATTATAAGCATTTTGGAGAAAACCTTAAAAATTCCTATTTTCTCTTCATAATGAGGGCATTGACTATATGTctcatttcaattttatttatttatataggTTTTGCAGGGGGACAATCAAAAAAACCTGTAAGTTCATCTATTGCCAAGAATTATATTCTCCCGACTTCAGAAACTgacttgttttattccagagctTATCACTGGAAGAGCGATTTGAACAGTTGAATTTAGTCTATAGAAATAGACCAGTGGTTAAGTTCAATGGAAATCAGTTTCGAACATTCGTAAAGGGGGCACCAAGGAACTATTCCATGATAGTAATGTTTACTGCGTTAGCTCCTCAGAGGCAATGCATGATCTGCAGACACGCGAGCGATGAATATCACATCGTTTCTAATTCCTTCAAACACTCTCCTAGCAATTCCAAAaagctatatttttctatcgtAGATTTTGATGAAGGGTCTGACGTGTTTCAAATGGTATGTTAGAATTAGAATGTCTTTGGACAATTTTTGAATTTGCctttcagatgaaattgaaTACTGCTCCAGTTTTTATGCATTTTCCTGCTAAGGGTAAACCCCAAAGAGCAGATACAATGGATATTTCAAGGGTTGGGGTATCTGCTGAAGAAATAGCCAGGTGGATTGCTGATAGAACTGATATACAGgtacattttttgttgacagttgaaaattttcaactgtacctctaaaaatttcttttagaTTCACGTTATTAGGCCCCCAAACTATTTAGGAACTGTGGCTGCAATAATTCTTTGCGGATTAGTAGCTGGATTCTTGTATCTGAGAaggaacaatttggatttcttgTATAATAAAACTATGTGGGGCATGACAtccttatttttttgttttacaaTGATTTCTGGGCAAATGTGGAATCATATAAGGGGGCCTCCTTTTCTCCATCAAGGGCAAAATGGTCAAATTGCTTACATCCATGGATCCTCCCAAGGGCAATTTGTCGTAGAGACTTACATCATCATGATTCTAAGTATCCTTTTGAAAGAATTTATGGACTTTGTTTattgatttttctcaaaatagtaTCTAATTTTGAGTTATTTGAGGTTTATGATAATTTTCCTTAAAATGTGTTAAGATGCTGCTGTTGTTATTGGGATGATCCTGCTAACAGAAGCTGCAAGGGGTAAAAGGGATCCAAATAAAACTAAAATTATGGCTGTTACCGGACTTATTCTAGTCTCTGTATTCTTCTCTCTACTACTTTCTATTTTCAGAACCAAGACACAGGGTTATCCTTACAGGTGAGAATGTGTTATCTTtcttctgaaatttttcattaattgttttactttattttgttattttatttaattttcttcatgcttattatttctttttttttcaggttgCTGTTCAATTAAAAATCAAATATTTAGTTGCTGTATATTTTTGTTGCAGTATGTGTTATTAGagttttcaataaaatcttttttattaatttttttcatttattatttattacccaaaaattttgatgaaactGAATAATTTTCTTTCAGATTACTCTTCGAATAGATATTTGATCCTGATGAGAATATTGATAATTAATGTGtgtgttgaaaaaaaatagaaataaaacagGTTTAAAATTAGAATCATTGTATTTTTACTAACAATACTCCTTTTTCCCTAAACACATTGAACACTTCAGTGCAGTCAATTATTATGAAACTTTATATTAAATTCTTTGCACTTTTAACAATTCATGCACACAGAAAATATAT
Proteins encoded:
- the LOC123309323 gene encoding cytochrome b-c1 complex subunit 8 produces the protein MGHGFGELAKIRGIVTYRLSPFELKAFGGVISHGIPNTFRRIKEEFLYVVPPFVLGYLLYDGLNKEHARLQRKNPADFADEK
- the LOC123309321 gene encoding aldo-keto reductase family 1 member B1-like; translated protein: MLPKSLKFNNGLEIPIIGLGTFNSPPGQVTEAVKVAIDAGYRHIDCAWYYGNEAEVGEGIAAKIKEGIVKREDLFITSKLWCNYHEKEKVVPMLRDSLKNLKLEYLDLYLIHWPFGFKEEAGPWPTEGGPDAYSDVDITETWTGLEEAQELGLVKSIGVSNFNKTQIEKILNACKIKPVCNQVEVNPNFNNEKLINFCQGKDIVVSGYCPLGRVDSYGKPRIPKPTIFDPKVAEIGKKYDKTPAQVVLNYLIAKLGVVVLPKSVTKSRIIENFNIFDFQLDKEDIDYIDSTHKNVRVCLAPYFGNHKDYPFHDDY
- the LOC123309320 gene encoding tumor suppressor candidate 3, translated to MRALTICLISILFIYIGFAGGQSKKPSLSLEERFEQLNLVYRNRPVVKFNGNQFRTFVKGAPRNYSMIVMFTALAPQRQCMICRHASDEYHIVSNSFKHSPSNSKKLYFSIVDFDEGSDVFQMMKLNTAPVFMHFPAKGKPQRADTMDISRVGVSAEEIARWIADRTDIQIHVIRPPNYLGTVAAIILCGLVAGFLYLRRNNLDFLYNKTMWGMTSLFFCFTMISGQMWNHIRGPPFLHQGQNGQIAYIHGSSQGQFVVETYIIMILNAAVVIGMILLTEAARGKRDPNKTKIMAVTGLILVSVFFSLLLSIFRTKTQGYPYRLLFN